The Candidatus Caccoplasma merdavium genome has a segment encoding these proteins:
- the dnaB gene encoding replicative DNA helicase, with translation MEIISGRKTPARKKPQALTPMADMGKLQPQARELEEAVLGALMLEKDAYSIISDILKPECFYEYKHQLIYKAIVDLAMKQEPIDMLTVCEQLRRNGSLEEVGGEYVITELTSRVSSAANIEFHARIIMQKYLARELIRFAGEVLGDAYDATVDVDDLMQKTEGQLFEISQRNVKKDFTQINPIINEALRILEIASNRKDGLSGLQSGFTDLDKMTSGWQNSDLIIIAARPAMGKTAFVLSMAKNMAINYNTPVAIFSLEMSNVQLVNRLIINTCEIPGEKIKSGQLAPHEWEQLNAKINDLFDAPIYIDDTPSLSVFELRTKARRLVREHGIKMIIIDYLQLMNASGMNFGSREQEVSTISRSLKGLAKELNIPIIALSQLNRGVETRTGDEGKRPQLADLRESGAIEQDADMVCFIHRPEYYKITEDAKGNSLVGLAEIIIAKHRNGAVGDVRLRFRAELARFQNLKDDTIIPSKINKKSAQKQAENGAAKNIDPNADFLNQQDDSTPF, from the coding sequence ATGGAAATCATATCCGGACGCAAAACCCCTGCCCGCAAGAAACCCCAGGCTCTCACCCCGATGGCCGACATGGGGAAGCTACAACCCCAGGCCCGCGAACTCGAAGAGGCCGTGCTGGGTGCCTTGATGCTCGAAAAAGATGCTTACTCCATCATCAGTGACATACTGAAACCCGAATGCTTCTACGAATACAAACACCAGCTCATCTACAAGGCGATTGTCGACTTGGCTATGAAGCAGGAGCCTATCGACATGCTCACCGTGTGCGAACAGTTGCGCCGCAACGGAAGCCTCGAAGAGGTGGGGGGCGAATATGTCATCACCGAGCTGACCAGCCGGGTATCGTCGGCCGCCAACATCGAATTTCACGCCCGCATCATCATGCAGAAGTACTTGGCGCGGGAATTGATACGCTTTGCCGGAGAAGTGCTGGGCGATGCCTACGACGCCACCGTCGACGTGGACGACCTGATGCAAAAGACCGAAGGCCAGTTGTTTGAGATTTCCCAACGGAATGTCAAGAAAGATTTCACGCAAATCAACCCCATCATCAACGAGGCTTTGCGCATACTCGAAATCGCATCGAACCGGAAAGACGGACTGAGCGGTCTGCAATCGGGATTTACCGACCTCGACAAAATGACATCGGGCTGGCAAAACTCCGACCTCATCATCATCGCAGCCCGTCCGGCCATGGGAAAGACGGCGTTTGTCCTCTCGATGGCCAAAAACATGGCAATCAACTACAACACGCCGGTGGCCATCTTCTCGCTCGAAATGTCGAACGTGCAGCTTGTAAATCGCCTGATAATCAACACCTGCGAAATTCCCGGAGAGAAAATCAAAAGCGGGCAGCTCGCTCCCCACGAATGGGAACAGCTGAACGCCAAAATCAACGACCTGTTCGACGCCCCCATCTACATCGACGATACCCCCAGCCTCTCGGTTTTCGAGTTGCGCACCAAGGCCCGGCGTTTGGTACGGGAACACGGCATAAAGATGATTATCATCGACTACCTGCAACTGATGAACGCCAGCGGCATGAACTTCGGCAGCCGCGAACAAGAGGTGAGCACCATTTCCCGCTCGCTCAAAGGATTGGCCAAGGAATTGAACATTCCCATCATCGCCCTTTCGCAGTTGAACCGTGGCGTGGAAACGCGTACCGGAGACGAAGGCAAACGCCCGCAACTGGCCGACCTGCGCGAGTCGGGAGCCATCGAGCAAGATGCCGACATGGTATGCTTCATACACCGCCCCGAATACTATAAAATAACCGAAGACGCCAAGGGCAACTCCCTCGTGGGACTGGCCGAAATCATCATCGCCAAGCACCGCAACGGCGCCGTGGGTGACGTGCGGCTGCGTTTCCGCGCCGAGCTGGCCCGTTTCCAAAACCTGAAAGACGACACAATCATACCCTCTAAAATCAATAAAAAATCGGCTCAGAAACAAGCCGAGAACGGAGCGGCGAAAAACATCGACCCCAACGCCGATTTTTTGAACCAGCAAGACGATTCCACCCCCTTCTAA
- a CDS encoding DNA alkylation repair protein, with amino-acid sequence MSTIEEQTRDIKRQFRKAMNGIVAASMREKGITYRANFGLTLPLLRRIAAAIPPQKELAERLWNESVRESKMLATWLYPAAEMELPTARKWVEEIPYTEIADVCCMNLFPHIAEAGRLAADCIGSANDMARYTGYQLWSRLFARKYKPSSEETRHLLAAYLALLCGQVPVHTLSAATGCIERLVIASPRNATATAEILSTAAIPEERRHLTDALIDLCHEQEAE; translated from the coding sequence ATGAGCACCATCGAGGAGCAAACAAGAGATATAAAACGGCAATTCCGCAAAGCCATGAACGGAATCGTCGCCGCCAGCATGCGGGAAAAGGGAATAACCTACCGGGCAAACTTCGGCCTCACCCTCCCGTTACTGCGCCGTATCGCCGCCGCCATTCCGCCACAAAAGGAACTGGCCGAACGGTTATGGAACGAATCGGTGAGAGAATCGAAGATGCTGGCCACCTGGCTCTATCCTGCCGCGGAGATGGAACTGCCCACCGCACGGAAATGGGTCGAGGAAATTCCCTATACCGAAATCGCCGACGTGTGTTGCATGAACCTTTTTCCCCACATCGCCGAGGCGGGACGACTGGCAGCCGACTGCATCGGGTCGGCAAACGACATGGCACGATACACGGGATACCAATTATGGAGCCGGTTGTTCGCCCGGAAATACAAACCGTCGTCCGAAGAGACACGCCACCTCCTCGCCGCCTATCTCGCCCTCCTGTGCGGCCAGGTTCCCGTCCACACGTTATCGGCGGCGACAGGCTGCATCGAACGGCTGGTGATTGCCTCGCCTCGAAATGCCACCGCCACGGCGGAGATTCTCTCCACCGCGGCCATACCCGAAGAGAGGCGCCATCTGACCGATGCCCTCATCGACCTCTGCCACGAGCAGGAAGCCGAATAA
- a CDS encoding transcriptional repressor, whose protein sequence is MIEEKTREIVRQKLTQYLEAKKLRKTTERYEILDTIYATSEHFDVDLLYKMMAKGEYRVSRATVYNTIDLLVDAGLVRKHQFSNHPTQYEKSYNMANHHHLICTRCGKIREVKDPKLLEVLSQKKFARFTTAYYALYVYGICSSCMQAEQKELRKKNNEKESKQQ, encoded by the coding sequence ATGATTGAGGAGAAAACCCGAGAAATCGTCAGACAAAAGTTGACCCAATATCTCGAAGCGAAGAAGCTGAGAAAGACGACCGAGCGATATGAGATACTGGACACCATCTATGCGACAAGCGAGCATTTCGATGTCGACTTGCTCTATAAGATGATGGCGAAAGGCGAATACCGGGTGAGCCGTGCCACAGTCTACAACACCATCGACCTGCTGGTCGATGCGGGTTTGGTGCGCAAACACCAGTTCAGCAACCACCCGACACAGTATGAGAAATCGTACAATATGGCCAATCACCACCATCTCATCTGCACCCGCTGCGGAAAGATAAGAGAGGTAAAAGACCCCAAACTGCTCGAAGTGCTGTCGCAAAAAAAATTCGCACGATTCACCACGGCCTACTATGCCCTCTATGTCTACGGCATCTGCTCATCGTGCATGCAAGCCGAACAAAAAGAGTTACGCAAGAAAAACAACGAAAAAGAATCAAAACAACAATAA
- a CDS encoding adenylosuccinate synthase, producing MKSVDVLLGLQWGDEGKGKVVDVLTPKYDVITRFQGGPNAGHTLEFNGEKYVLRSIPSGIFQGGKINIIGNGVVLDPVLFKQEAEALAASGHDITRQLYISKKAHLILPTHRMLDAAYEAAKGAGKIGTTGKGIGPTYTDKVSRNGLRVGDLLHNFEEKYAKAKARHEAILQSLHYTYDITELEAQWFASLDYLKQFRFIDSEHEINKLLKDDKSVLAEGAQGTLLDVDFGSYPFVTSSNTICAGACTGLGVAPGRIGKVYGIFKAYCTRVGSGPFPTELFDETGKKIRDIGHEYGAVTGRERRCGWIDLVALKYAIMIDGVTDLIMMKSDVLDTFDTIKACVAYRIDGQETDEFPFEIDDKIEPVYVELPGWKCDMTHMQSEDEFPEEFNAYLTFLEEELGVRIKIVSVGPDRAQTIERYTEEN from the coding sequence ATGAAATCAGTAGATGTATTATTAGGATTGCAATGGGGCGACGAAGGCAAAGGCAAAGTCGTCGATGTTCTCACTCCGAAATACGACGTCATCACTCGTTTCCAAGGTGGCCCCAACGCCGGCCACACGCTGGAATTCAACGGCGAGAAATATGTGCTCCGTTCCATACCTTCGGGCATATTCCAGGGCGGGAAAATCAACATCATCGGCAACGGTGTCGTACTCGACCCGGTACTCTTCAAGCAGGAAGCCGAAGCGCTGGCAGCCAGTGGCCACGACATCACCCGCCAACTCTATATCTCGAAGAAAGCCCACCTCATACTTCCCACCCACCGCATGCTCGACGCCGCCTACGAGGCAGCCAAGGGCGCCGGCAAAATAGGCACGACGGGCAAAGGCATAGGCCCCACCTATACCGACAAGGTGAGCCGCAACGGATTGCGCGTGGGAGACCTGCTCCACAACTTCGAAGAAAAATATGCCAAGGCCAAGGCGCGCCACGAAGCCATACTCCAATCGCTCCACTACACCTATGACATCACCGAACTCGAAGCCCAGTGGTTTGCTTCGCTCGACTACCTGAAACAGTTCCGTTTCATCGACAGCGAACACGAAATCAACAAACTGCTGAAAGACGACAAGTCGGTACTGGCCGAAGGAGCACAAGGCACGCTGCTCGACGTCGACTTCGGTTCCTACCCCTTTGTCACCTCGTCGAACACCATCTGTGCCGGAGCCTGCACCGGCCTGGGCGTAGCCCCCGGCCGCATCGGCAAAGTCTATGGCATATTCAAAGCCTATTGCACCCGCGTGGGAAGCGGCCCCTTCCCCACCGAGCTCTTTGACGAGACCGGAAAGAAAATCCGCGACATCGGTCACGAATACGGTGCCGTCACCGGCCGTGAACGCCGTTGCGGCTGGATCGACCTCGTCGCCCTGAAATACGCCATCATGATCGACGGCGTGACCGACCTCATCATGATGAAGAGCGACGTACTCGACACCTTCGACACCATCAAAGCCTGCGTGGCATACCGCATCGACGGACAAGAGACCGATGAGTTCCCCTTCGAAATCGACGACAAAATCGAACCGGTGTATGTCGAATTACCCGGCTGGAAATGCGACATGACCCACATGCAGAGCGAAGATGAGTTCCCCGAGGAATTCAATGCCTACCTCACCTTCCTCGAAGAGGAGCTGGGAGTACGCATCAAAATCGTATCGGTAGGTCCCGACCGGGCTCAAACCATCGAACGCTACACCGAAGAGAACTGA
- a CDS encoding replication-associated recombination protein A, with translation MTPLAERLRPKTLDEYIGQEHLVGKGAVLRRMIDSGEISSFILWGPPGVGKTTLAHIISVQLKAPFYTLSAIHSGVKEVREVIEKCKGNGIFRQSRPILFIDEIHRFNKSQQDSLLGAVEDGTVTLIGATTENPSFEVIRPLLSRCQVYVLKSLDAAHLQQLLDRALKSDKELQKRKVDVRKTTALFRYAGGDARKLLNIIDLIANATPESEPLVIDDAVVTDRLQQNPMAYDKEGEMHYDIISAFIKSIRGSDPDGAVYWLARMVAGGEDPKFIARRLVISASEDIGLANPNALLIANAAFEAVQNIGWPEGRIALAEAAVYLACSPKSNSAYKAINDALACVEQTGNLPVPLHLRNAPTSLMKELGYGKGYLYAHDYDGNFVKQQYLPDELKNATIWKPQANAAEERHKERLRALWGDKYK, from the coding sequence TTGACCCCCTTAGCCGAACGACTGCGCCCCAAAACGCTCGATGAATACATCGGGCAGGAACATCTCGTGGGCAAAGGGGCGGTGCTGCGGCGCATGATCGACAGCGGAGAAATCTCCTCCTTTATACTGTGGGGCCCTCCCGGTGTCGGCAAAACGACACTCGCCCACATCATCTCGGTGCAACTCAAAGCCCCCTTCTACACCCTGAGTGCCATACACTCAGGGGTAAAAGAGGTGCGCGAAGTCATCGAAAAATGCAAAGGCAACGGCATTTTCAGGCAGAGCCGCCCCATCTTGTTTATCGATGAAATACACCGCTTCAACAAGTCGCAGCAAGACTCGCTGCTGGGCGCCGTAGAAGACGGCACGGTGACCCTCATCGGTGCCACGACCGAAAACCCGTCGTTCGAAGTCATACGCCCGCTCCTCTCCCGCTGTCAAGTCTATGTGCTCAAATCGCTCGACGCCGCCCACCTGCAACAGCTTCTCGACCGGGCCTTGAAGAGCGACAAAGAGTTGCAAAAACGCAAGGTCGACGTGCGCAAGACGACCGCCCTCTTCCGCTACGCCGGCGGCGACGCCCGCAAGTTGCTCAACATCATCGACCTCATTGCCAACGCCACCCCCGAAAGCGAGCCGCTCGTCATCGACGATGCCGTGGTGACCGACCGTCTGCAACAAAACCCGATGGCCTATGACAAGGAAGGCGAAATGCACTACGACATCATCTCGGCCTTTATCAAGTCGATACGCGGCAGCGACCCCGACGGAGCCGTCTACTGGCTGGCCCGCATGGTGGCAGGAGGAGAAGACCCCAAGTTTATCGCCCGGCGACTGGTCATCTCGGCCTCGGAAGACATCGGATTGGCCAATCCCAACGCCCTGCTCATCGCCAACGCCGCATTCGAAGCCGTGCAAAACATCGGTTGGCCCGAAGGGCGCATCGCCCTGGCCGAAGCGGCCGTATATCTGGCATGCAGCCCCAAAAGCAACTCGGCCTACAAAGCCATCAACGACGCACTCGCCTGCGTCGAACAGACCGGCAACCTGCCTGTTCCCCTCCACCTGCGCAACGCGCCGACCTCCCTCATGAAAGAGCTGGGCTATGGGAAAGGGTATCTCTATGCCCACGACTACGACGGAAATTTCGTAAAACAACAATACCTGCCCGACGAGCTCAAAAACGCCACGATATGGAAACCGCAGGCCAATGCCGCCGAAGAGCGACACAAAGAACGCCTGCGTGCTTTGTGGGGCGACAAATACAAATAA
- the serC gene encoding 3-phosphoserine/phosphohydroxythreonine transaminase — MKKHNFYAGPSILSQYTIKNTADAVLDFAGTGLSLLEISHRSKEFSAVMDEARALVKELLDVPAGYDVVYLGGGASLQFCMVPFNLLKKKAAYLETGTWAVNAIKEAKLFGEVDVVASSKEANFTYIPKDYTVPEDADYFHITTNNTIFGTELRQDPDVKVPLVADMSSDIFSRPVDVSKYDIIYAGAQKNLAPAGVTVAIVREEALGHVDRAIPTMLDYRTHIKKGSMFNTPPCLPVFAALQTLKYYKELGGVKVLEKMNIEKAALLYDEIDRNKLFRGTVVPEDRSIMNVCFVMSDEYKELEEEFAKFAAEQGMVGIKGHRSVGGFRASLYNALPKSSVEALIATMQEFERKH, encoded by the coding sequence ATGAAGAAGCACAATTTTTATGCAGGCCCCTCAATTCTGAGCCAATACACCATTAAAAATACAGCAGACGCTGTACTGGATTTCGCTGGGACAGGACTCTCTTTGCTGGAAATATCACACCGTAGCAAAGAATTTTCGGCCGTTATGGACGAAGCCCGCGCTCTGGTCAAAGAATTATTAGACGTACCGGCCGGTTACGATGTCGTATATCTCGGCGGCGGAGCCAGCCTGCAATTCTGCATGGTGCCTTTCAACTTGCTGAAAAAGAAAGCCGCATACCTCGAAACAGGTACTTGGGCCGTCAATGCCATCAAAGAGGCCAAACTGTTTGGCGAAGTCGACGTCGTTGCATCGTCGAAAGAAGCCAACTTCACCTATATCCCCAAAGACTACACCGTACCCGAAGACGCCGACTACTTCCACATCACGACCAACAACACCATCTTCGGAACCGAGTTGCGTCAAGATCCCGACGTGAAAGTACCTTTGGTAGCCGACATGTCGTCGGACATCTTCTCCCGCCCCGTCGATGTGTCGAAATATGACATCATCTATGCCGGTGCACAGAAGAACCTCGCCCCTGCCGGCGTCACGGTTGCCATCGTGCGCGAAGAGGCTTTGGGTCATGTAGACCGCGCTATCCCCACGATGCTCGACTACCGCACCCACATCAAGAAAGGCTCCATGTTCAACACACCTCCTTGCCTGCCGGTATTCGCCGCCCTGCAAACCCTCAAATACTACAAAGAATTGGGTGGCGTAAAGGTGCTCGAAAAGATGAACATCGAAAAAGCCGCTCTCCTCTACGACGAAATCGACCGCAACAAACTGTTCCGCGGAACGGTGGTTCCCGAAGACCGTTCAATCATGAACGTATGCTTCGTCATGAGCGATGAATACAAGGAACTCGAAGAAGAATTTGCCAAGTTTGCCGCCGAACAAGGCATGGTAGGCATCAAGGGTCACCGTTCGGTGGGCGGATTCCGCGCCTCGCTCTACAACGCGCTGCCCAAATCGAGCGTCGAAGCCCTCATCGCCACGATGCAGGAATTTGAAAGAAAACACTAA
- a CDS encoding 3-phosphoglycerate dehydrogenase — protein MKILVATDKPFAAVAVEGIKKEIEGAGLELVLLEKYGEKAKLLEAVKDVEGIIVRSDIIDAEVFDAAKNLKIVVRAGAGYDNIDLAAATAHNVCVMNTPGQNSNAVAELVFGMAVMMIRNFYNGTSGTELKGKKLGIHAFGQVGRNVARIAKGFGMDVYAFDPYCPSNVIAEAGVTPIEDINELYKTCQYVSLHIPATDETKKSINYNLLKQMPKGAVLINTARKEVINEEELVALMEERADFRYISDIAPTNADVFAEKLAGRYFFTPKKMGAQTAEANINAGIAAAKQSVGYLKEGIDKFRVNK, from the coding sequence ATGAAAATATTAGTTGCAACCGACAAACCTTTTGCAGCCGTTGCGGTAGAAGGTATCAAAAAAGAAATCGAAGGTGCCGGACTGGAACTGGTGCTCCTCGAAAAATACGGTGAAAAAGCCAAACTGCTCGAAGCCGTGAAAGATGTCGAAGGCATCATCGTGCGCAGCGACATCATCGACGCCGAGGTGTTCGACGCCGCCAAAAACCTGAAAATCGTCGTGCGCGCCGGTGCCGGCTATGACAACATCGACTTGGCTGCCGCCACGGCACACAACGTGTGCGTGATGAACACCCCGGGTCAAAACTCCAACGCCGTCGCCGAACTGGTATTCGGCATGGCCGTGATGATGATTCGCAACTTCTACAACGGCACGTCGGGCACCGAACTCAAAGGCAAGAAACTGGGTATCCACGCCTTCGGACAGGTAGGCCGCAATGTGGCCCGCATAGCCAAAGGTTTCGGTATGGACGTATATGCATTCGACCCCTATTGCCCCTCAAACGTCATTGCAGAAGCCGGTGTCACCCCCATCGAAGACATCAACGAGCTCTACAAGACCTGCCAATATGTATCGTTGCATATCCCCGCTACCGATGAGACCAAAAAATCGATCAACTACAACCTGTTGAAACAGATGCCCAAAGGCGCCGTCCTCATCAATACCGCCCGCAAAGAGGTTATCAACGAAGAAGAACTGGTGGCCCTCATGGAAGAACGCGCCGACTTCCGGTACATCTCCGATATTGCCCCCACCAACGCCGACGTATTCGCCGAGAAACTCGCCGGTCGCTACTTCTTCACCCCCAAGAAAATGGGTGCACAGACAGCCGAAGCCAACATCAATGCCGGTATCGCCGCCGCCAAACAATCGGTAGGATACCTCAAAGAGGGCATCGACAAATTCAGAGTGAACAAATAA
- a CDS encoding DUF1015 domain-containing protein — MAKIKPFKGIRPPRELVEEVASRPYDVLNSEEARAEAAGNEKSLYHIIKPEINFAPGTDEHDPKVYDKAVEQFNLFQEKGWLVQDPSEKYYVYAQTMNGRTQYGLVVCANVDDYLNGVIKKHELTRRDKEEDRMKHVRINNANIEPVFFAYPDNTELDAIVAETVKGEPEYDFTAPDGFGHHFWLINDPATIQRITELFAAIPYLYIADGHHRTAAAALVGAEKARQNPNHRGDEEYNYFLAVCFPASQLHIIDYNRVVKDLNGLSDEAFLARLAENFTVEKKGKEIYHPTALHNFSLYLGGDWYSLTAKAGTYNDNDPIGVLDVTISSDLILRDILGITDLRSDKRIDFVGGIRGLEELKRRVDSGEMKVALALYPVSMKQLMDIADSGNIMPPKTTWFEPKLRSGLVIHKLA; from the coding sequence ATGGCAAAAATCAAACCCTTCAAAGGAATAAGACCGCCTCGTGAACTGGTCGAAGAGGTCGCTTCACGCCCCTATGACGTGCTCAATTCGGAAGAAGCCCGCGCCGAAGCTGCCGGGAACGAGAAATCGCTCTACCACATCATAAAACCCGAAATCAATTTCGCACCGGGTACCGACGAACATGACCCCAAAGTTTATGACAAGGCTGTCGAGCAATTCAACCTTTTCCAGGAAAAAGGGTGGCTGGTACAAGACCCGAGCGAAAAATACTACGTCTACGCCCAAACGATGAACGGCCGCACCCAATATGGCCTCGTCGTATGCGCCAACGTCGACGACTACCTCAACGGCGTGATAAAAAAACATGAGCTTACCCGCCGCGACAAGGAAGAAGACCGCATGAAACATGTCCGCATCAACAATGCCAACATCGAACCGGTATTCTTTGCCTACCCCGACAATACCGAACTCGACGCCATCGTGGCCGAAACCGTAAAAGGAGAGCCCGAGTATGACTTCACGGCTCCCGACGGATTCGGACACCACTTCTGGCTCATCAACGACCCGGCCACCATACAGCGCATCACCGAGTTGTTTGCCGCCATTCCCTACCTCTACATTGCCGACGGCCATCACCGCACCGCTGCCGCCGCTCTTGTCGGTGCCGAAAAAGCCCGTCAAAACCCCAACCACCGTGGCGACGAAGAGTACAACTATTTCCTGGCCGTGTGCTTCCCGGCATCGCAACTGCACATCATCGACTACAACCGTGTGGTAAAAGACCTCAACGGGCTGAGCGATGAAGCCTTCCTCGCCCGACTGGCCGAAAATTTCACCGTCGAGAAAAAAGGGAAGGAAATCTATCACCCCACCGCCCTTCACAACTTCTCGCTCTACCTCGGCGGCGATTGGTACTCGCTGACAGCCAAAGCCGGCACCTACAACGACAACGACCCCATCGGGGTACTCGATGTCACGATTTCGTCGGACTTGATTCTGCGCGACATTTTGGGCATCACCGACCTGCGCAGCGACAAACGCATCGACTTCGTAGGCGGCATACGCGGTCTCGAAGAGTTGAAACGCCGTGTCGACAGCGGAGAGATGAAAGTGGCTCTCGCCCTCTACCCCGTCTCGATGAAACAACTCATGGATATTGCCGACTCGGGCAACATCATGCCCCCCAAGACGACTTGGTTCGAACCCAAACTGCGGTCGGGTCTCGTCATACACAAACTTGCCTGA
- a CDS encoding sigma-70 family RNA polymerase sigma factor: MTEKELIDNCRKNNPQAQRALYDLYARKMMAVCMRYGRDYDTAQDLMQEGFIKVFTAIDSYTGNGSFEGWVRKIFINTALEYLRRNDILRETVDIDDNEPLQEIDDSTVEQMSADELMELIAELPAGFRTVFNLFVVEGYNHKEIGTMLGITESTSRSQLTRAKKWLQKRLNEL; this comes from the coding sequence ATGACAGAAAAAGAGCTGATCGACAATTGCAGAAAAAACAATCCCCAGGCGCAACGTGCCCTCTACGACTTGTACGCCCGCAAAATGATGGCGGTGTGTATGCGTTACGGTCGCGACTACGACACGGCACAAGACTTGATGCAAGAGGGATTTATCAAGGTTTTTACGGCAATCGACAGCTACACGGGCAATGGCTCTTTTGAGGGTTGGGTGAGAAAAATATTTATCAACACCGCCTTGGAGTACCTCCGTCGCAACGACATCTTGCGCGAAACCGTCGACATCGATGATAACGAGCCCCTGCAAGAAATCGACGACTCAACGGTCGAACAGATGTCGGCCGACGAATTGATGGAGTTGATTGCCGAGTTACCGGCCGGTTTCAGAACCGTATTCAACCTCTTCGTCGTGGAAGGATACAACCACAAAGAAATCGGCACGATGCTGGGAATTACCGAGAGCACCTCGCGTTCTCAACTGACCCGGGCCAAGAAATGGTTACAAAAACGTTTGAACGAACTATAA
- a CDS encoding PorT family protein encodes MKPSDRVIQSKLKDHEVDVPDGLWAEIERRLPSKRKVPVWKKYVRYAAAASLLLACGLSGYLLLQPHTSGTRWVQQTIEEASLATESLSPTLTETQAQSPDNQNQGQPAMAERASIGTGSKPAATRPDMVAQEIGQEQQLPAQVHGSDAVTTSQETLQGQPSEENHRHDNKAGREIRGEGTSVDNSGTEPSHRAKETTSGHTTTAQYAHASPTGRKRSDRQNDPGCSLGIVSANAISATQYAQDTRITRSNLYYANESQILKYQHKVPISVGITVEKQFGKRWGLESGLVYTLLRSDYKTENLQREGKQELHYLGIPLMVRFKFFNTRFIGLYAAAGPRMDFNIYGRRTDDTYTQLAYSTYTENIRDRKVQWSAHLKVGVSYIISRHFDIYAEPALAYFFDNGNKSIENLWKDKPLNFAFHLGIRTKF; translated from the coding sequence ATGAAACCATCAGACAGAGTGATACAATCGAAACTGAAAGACCATGAAGTGGACGTTCCCGACGGTCTTTGGGCGGAGATAGAGCGCCGACTGCCGTCGAAGCGGAAGGTCCCTGTCTGGAAAAAGTATGTGCGGTATGCCGCTGCCGCATCGTTGCTGTTGGCCTGCGGGCTGTCGGGTTACTTGCTCCTGCAACCCCACACGTCCGGGACGAGATGGGTGCAGCAAACGATTGAAGAGGCAAGTCTCGCCACAGAATCACTCTCGCCGACCCTGACGGAGACACAGGCACAAAGCCCCGACAACCAAAATCAGGGACAACCGGCAATGGCCGAAAGGGCGTCAATCGGAACCGGCTCCAAGCCGGCCGCCACACGACCCGACATGGTGGCACAAGAAATCGGGCAAGAGCAACAACTTCCTGCCCAAGTACACGGCTCCGACGCAGTCACCACTTCCCAAGAGACTCTTCAAGGGCAACCCTCGGAAGAGAATCACCGCCACGACAACAAGGCCGGGCGGGAAATCCGGGGAGAAGGCACCTCGGTCGACAATAGCGGAACAGAGCCGTCGCATCGGGCAAAAGAGACAACGTCAGGCCACACGACAACCGCGCAATATGCCCACGCCTCTCCCACCGGCCGGAAGAGAAGCGACCGACAAAACGACCCGGGCTGTTCCTTGGGCATCGTCTCGGCCAATGCCATCTCGGCCACCCAGTATGCCCAGGACACCCGCATCACGAGAAGCAACCTCTATTATGCCAATGAGAGCCAGATACTGAAATATCAACATAAAGTACCCATTTCGGTAGGCATCACGGTCGAAAAGCAATTCGGAAAACGGTGGGGACTCGAAAGCGGGCTGGTATATACCCTGCTGCGTTCGGACTATAAAACCGAGAACCTGCAACGCGAAGGAAAACAAGAATTGCATTACCTGGGAATCCCGCTCATGGTGCGATTCAAATTTTTCAATACACGCTTCATCGGCCTGTATGCAGCGGCCGGGCCACGAATGGACTTCAACATCTACGGCCGTCGAACCGATGACACTTACACGCAACTGGCATACAGTACCTATACCGAGAATATCAGAGACCGGAAAGTGCAATGGTCGGCCCACCTAAAAGTCGGCGTCAGTTACATCATTTCACGGCACTTCGACATCTATGCCGAGCCGGCTCTCGCCTATTTCTTCGACAACGGGAACAAATCCATCGAAAACCTGTGGAAGGACAAGCCGTTGAACTTTGCTTTCCACTTGGGAATCAGGACCAAATTCTAA